The Streptomyces durmitorensis genome contains the following window.
ACTCCCTCGCCGTGACCGACGACGACGGCGCGGGGACGACACTCGGCAAGTCGGTCGACGAGGACGGCTCGACCGGCACCCGGGAGTCGATCGACAGCCTGCTCGGCACCCAGGTCGAGGGCACCTGGCGGCTCGACACCCCGTACCTGAACAACCTCGTCGAGCTCGTCGGCAACATCGACGTCGACACGAACGCGAATGTGCCGGACCCCAAGGCCAAGAACGGTCAGGCGCCTCTCGTGAAGAAGGGCGAGCAGCAGACCCTGAGCGGCCCGATGGCCGTCGCGTACGCCACCTACCGCGCGTCCGGCGAGTCCGAGACCGCGCAGCTCGGCCGGTTCGGCCAGGTCATGCAGGGTGTCCTGCGGAAGCTGTCGTCCGACCCGCAGGCCGCGACGACCACCGTCCAGTCGCTCGCCCAGATCCTGGACCCGTCGCTCAAGGAGAAGGACCTCGGCGCCTTCCTCGCCAAGCTCGCCGACCGTGCGAAGGGCGGCGACTACTCCACGGAGCGGCTCCCGGTGCAGCAGGACGGGACGCTCTCGGAGCAGGCCGGCGCGAACGTGGTCAAGGAGGTACTCGGCGGCGCGGTCAAGAGCCCGGAGAAGGGCGCGGCCGTCCGGGTCGGCGTCAAGAACGCCTCCGGGAGCAAGGGAGCGGGCCAGGACGCACGGATCTCGCTGGTCAACGGCGGCTACACCTTCGTCGACAGCGGCGCGGGCTCGACGGCCCAGGCGGCATCGCAGGTCACGTACGCCGAAGCGGACAAGAAGACGCAGGCCACCGAGGTCGCCAAGACCCTCGGCCTGCCGGACAGCGCGGTCCGCAAGGGCAAGACCGCACCTAACGCGGATGTGTCGGTCGTCCTCGGCCAGGACTACCGGGCGGGATGACGGCACGACGGCATTGACGGCACGGACCCCCGGCCGGGAGCCTCCCGGCCGGGGTTTTCGGCGGGGTGACGCAGCAGACACGGTGATCGAACGATGGCCGGGAGTGCTGTCGGCGGTCCGTGAGACCCTTGGTGTGTCTTGACCACCTGAAGGAAAGCTCACTAGTGACCGCCACGGACCGCTCCATCGAGCTCATCAAGGCAGCCGCACAGTCGGCCGCCGACAAGCTCGCGCACGACATCATCGCGTACGACGTCAGTGACGTGCTGTCGATCACCGACGCCTTCCTGCTCGCGTCCGCGCCCAACGACCGCCAGGTCAAGTCGATCGTCGACGAGATCGAGGAGCGGCTCAGCAAGGAGCTCGGCGTCAAGCCGGTGCGCCGTGAGGGCGACCGCGAAGCCCGCTGGGTCCTCCTGGACTACGTGGACATCGTGG
Protein-coding sequences here:
- a CDS encoding LytR C-terminal domain-containing protein, producing MNDRQYDPYAGGDPYAGEYAADQYQVVGYDEYGQPVYQQVQPSASYDQYGAQAQQQSQQQQQHQQQQQPQGYGYDPYATGQQPPVPQYDASYDASYDSGSYGTYDQQQAQHQHQPQQQAAQQTQTGWIPQQSRQPEREPEPELDLEPEPRRGAERDPAYETQQFSFIEEPDEESEDVIDWLKFTESRTERREEAKRRGRSRVVALVVVLALVIAGGVGYLWYAGKLPGLSDDASGDAAAAAGPQNRDVIVVHLHNTKGGGTSTALLVNNTTTKRGTTVLLPNSLAVTDDDGAGTTLGKSVDEDGSTGTRESIDSLLGTQVEGTWRLDTPYLNNLVELVGNIDVDTNANVPDPKAKNGQAPLVKKGEQQTLSGPMAVAYATYRASGESETAQLGRFGQVMQGVLRKLSSDPQAATTTVQSLAQILDPSLKEKDLGAFLAKLADRAKGGDYSTERLPVQQDGTLSEQAGANVVKEVLGGAVKSPEKGAAVRVGVKNASGSKGAGQDARISLVNGGYTFVDSGAGSTAQAASQVTYAEADKKTQATEVAKTLGLPDSAVRKGKTAPNADVSVVLGQDYRAG
- the rsfS gene encoding ribosome silencing factor, yielding MTATDRSIELIKAAAQSAADKLAHDIIAYDVSDVLSITDAFLLASAPNDRQVKSIVDEIEERLSKELGVKPVRREGDREARWVLLDYVDIVVHVQHSEERVFYALERLWKDCPEIELPADAVATRGKAAEHAEQRAAEEAADLDGELR